The following coding sequences lie in one Lolium perenne isolate Kyuss_39 chromosome 2, Kyuss_2.0, whole genome shotgun sequence genomic window:
- the LOC127331476 gene encoding zinc finger CCCH domain-containing protein 53 — protein MDAYEATKVVFARIQGLDPDHAAKIMGLLLIQDHGEKEMIRLAFGPEALLHAVMAKARKDLGLLPGSGPGTPTSASQAGGHSPFMLSRQNSGRGGGGTAPSPLSVSSPSSWAPPPVFSRSNSVSNGAAEEMAGVREELMSPANGPPSPFFGGDSLILDELHLQDQLAFLSGDSGMGGGGGRQLPQFDNGECRSPGAGDGGLFPYGAGWANGGPGHRRSASVSELCFGGSDGLGWKPCLYYARGYCKNGSACRFVHGGGLSDDALVGAKMDQASMEQQCQDFLLRSKSQRLAAAAAAFPYSPTGSLPGSPSAASKCLSLLLQQQQQNESQRAAAAAAAAALMLGGDDAHKFMGRPRLDRADFASLMNPGSRQIYLTFPADSTFREEDVSNYFSIYGPVHDVRIPYQQKRMFGFVTFVYPETVKLILAKGNPHFICDARVLVKPYKEKGKVPDKFRKQPGVDFSGCGSPTGLDARDPFDLHQLGARMLQHSNSANEMLLRRKLEEQQQAVELQQAIELQSRRLMGLQLLDLKSRSSAAAAPTPIGNPFSPKHTTAASPNQSPPDSVGEQGNGCGFLFPHKAVNGADKDESSGDSTSPNTDSDQSAEHNLPDSPFASPTKAAAFARGPFAPTEAEISAAAASTGCNAAYIGIGNGARNGTNHLLPPALDIPSPKPYFFPMSRLSSDHGAIGM, from the exons ATGGACGCCTACGAGGCGACCAAGGTGGTGTTCGCGCGGATCCAGGGCCTGGACCCGGACCACGCCGCCAAGATCATGGGCCTCCTGCTCATCCAGGACCACGGCGAGAAGGAGATGATACGGCTCGCCTTCGGCCCGGAGGCGCTGCTCCACGCCGTCATGGCCAAGGCGCGCAAGGACCTCGGCCTGCTCCCGGGGTCGGGGCCGGGCACGCCGACCTCCGCCTCCCAGGCAGGAGGGCACTCGCCGTTCATGCTCTCGCGCCAGAACTccgggcgcggcggcggcggaacggcgCCCTCGCCGCTCTCGGTCTCGTCGCCGTCCTCGTGGGCCCCGCCGCCCGTGTTCTCGAGGAGCAACAGCGTGAGCAATGGCGCCGCGGAGGAGATGGCCGGCGTCAGGGAGGAGCTGATGAGCCCGGCCAACGGCCCGCCGTCGCCGTTCTTCGGCGGGGACTCGCTGATCCTCGACGAGCTCCACCTGCAGGACCAGCTGGCGTTCCTCAGCGGCGACTCCGGCatgggcggcggaggagggcgtCAGCTCCCGCAGTTCGACAACGGCGAGTGCCGAAGCCCGggcgccggcgacggcgggcTCTTCCCGTACGGCGCAGGGTGGGCCAACGGCGGGCCCGGGCACCGGCGGAGCGCGTCCGTGAGCGAGCTCTGCTTCGGCGGCAGCGACGGCCTCGGCTGGAAGCCGTGCCTGTACTACGCGCGCGGGTACTGCAAAAACGGCAGCGCCTGCCGGTTCGTGCACGGCGGCGGCCTCTCCGACGACGCCCTCGTCGGCGCGAAGATGGACCAGGCCTCCATGGAGCAGCAGTGCCAGGACTTCCTCCTCCGCTCCAAGTCCCAGcgcctggccgccgccgccgccgcgttccCCTACTCACCCACCGGCTCACTCCCTGGCTCCCCTTCCGCGGCCAGCAAGTGCCTCAGCTTGCTcctccagcagcagcagcaaaacGAGAGCCAAAG GGCCGCTGCCGCGGCGGCCGCAGCAGCGCTGATGCTGGGCGGCGACGACGCGCACAAGTTCATGGGCCGTCCCCGGCTAGACCGCGCCGACTTCGCCAGCCTCATGAACCCGGGGTCTCGCCAGATTTACCTCACCTTCCCGGCGGACAGCACCTTCCGCGAGGAGGACGTCTCCAACTACTTCAG CATCTACGGCCCCGTCCACGACGTGCGCATTCCCTACCAGCAGAAGCGCATGTTCGGGTTCGTCACCTTCGTGTAcccggagacggtgaagctgatcctGGCCAAGGGCAACCCGCACTTCATCTGCGACGCCCGCGTGCTCGTCAAGCCCTACAAGGAGAAGGGCAAGGTCCCCGACAAGTTCAG GAAGCAGCCGGGCGTGGACTTCTCCGGCTGCGGCTCTCCCACCGGGTTGGACGCCAGAGACCCCTTCGATCTGCACCAGCTCG GTGCGAGGATGCTGCAGCACTCGAACAGCGCCAACGAGATGCTGCTGAGGAGGAAGCTGGAGGAGCAGCAGCAGGCGGTGGAGCTGCAGCAGGCGATCGAGCTCCAGAGCCGGCGCCTCATGGGACTGCAGCTGCTGGACCTCAAGTcacgctcctccgccgccgcagcGCCAACTCCGATCGGCAACCCTTTCAGCCCCAAGCACACCACGGCCGCCAGCCCTAACCAGTCGCCGCCTGATTCTG TGGGAGAGCAAGGCAATGGCTGCGGCTTCCTTTTCCCCCACAAGGCGGTCAACGGAGCCGATAAGGATGAATCCTCCGGCGATTCCACCAGCCCTAACACTGACAGTGACCAAAG CGCGGAGCATAACCTGCCGGACAGCCCGTTTGCGTCGCCGACCAAGGCCGCCGCGTTCGCCCGTGGCCCTTTCGCGCCCACTGAGGCCGAGATCTCCGCCGCCGCTGCCTCGACCGGTTGCAACGCTGCCTACATCGGCATCGGCAATGGCGCGAGGAATGGCACTAACCATCTCCTGCCCCCTGCATTGGACATACCCTCACCAAAACCGTACTTCTTCCCCATGTCCAG